One window of Mangrovibacterium diazotrophicum genomic DNA carries:
- a CDS encoding alpha/beta hydrolase, translating to MKKYFSLFALLFCIQLALIAQSESGTVITDSIFSQNLENNYGENPTRAVSVYLPPGYNESTKHYPVIYFLHGFTGDNKVMDYISGLLDQAIATHRIRPCIMVIPDEKTTYDGSFYSNSELFGNWEDFTAFDLVSYVDKNYRTIANKDSRGITGHSMGGYGALKIAMLHPEIFSSVYALSPGVLTIVREYGPNSDTYRELSTVKTQEELDKTYFGKVIIAFGKSWTPNPNNPPFFCDLPFTYEGDELIVHKDILEKWYANMPLYMIDDYLDNLKKLKAIKLDWGRNAGDRFTIMCSMFSQRLENVGIKHFAEEYIGTHVNNIYTPDGRIPNQMLPFFNYYLNFEE from the coding sequence ATGAAAAAATATTTCAGTCTGTTCGCCTTGCTTTTTTGCATCCAGCTCGCATTAATTGCACAGTCCGAAAGTGGAACTGTAATAACCGATTCCATTTTTTCTCAAAATCTGGAAAATAACTATGGTGAAAACCCAACGCGAGCGGTATCAGTATACCTTCCGCCGGGCTACAATGAAAGTACAAAGCATTACCCGGTTATCTATTTCCTTCATGGTTTCACGGGCGATAACAAGGTGATGGACTACATCTCCGGCTTGCTGGATCAAGCCATTGCCACCCATCGCATAAGACCTTGCATTATGGTGATTCCTGATGAAAAGACCACCTATGACGGGAGTTTTTACAGCAATAGCGAACTCTTTGGAAACTGGGAAGATTTCACGGCCTTCGACCTCGTTAGCTACGTGGATAAAAACTACCGGACGATTGCCAACAAAGACAGTCGCGGGATCACAGGGCACAGCATGGGCGGTTATGGAGCACTAAAAATAGCGATGCTCCATCCCGAAATTTTCAGCAGCGTTTATGCCCTCAGCCCTGGAGTCCTGACAATCGTGCGAGAGTACGGTCCCAACAGCGATACCTACAGGGAACTGTCAACCGTTAAAACACAAGAAGAACTCGATAAAACCTACTTCGGGAAAGTTATTATCGCCTTCGGAAAATCTTGGACACCAAATCCCAACAATCCGCCCTTTTTCTGCGACCTGCCTTTCACCTATGAAGGTGATGAACTCATCGTTCACAAGGACATTCTTGAAAAATGGTATGCCAATATGCCTTTGTATATGATCGACGACTACCTTGATAACCTTAAAAAATTGAAAGCCATTAAGCTGGATTGGGGAAGAAATGCAGGTGATCGGTTCACCATCATGTGCAGTATGTTCAGCCAGCGTTTAGAGAATGTGGGGATCAAGCATTTTGCAGAAGAATATATCGGCACACATGTCAACAATATCTACACCCCCGATGGACGTATTCCGAACCAGATGTTGCCTTTCTTCAATTACTACCTGAACTTTGAAGAGTAA
- the argB gene encoding acetylglutamate kinase gives MTKQKLTLVKVGGKVVEEKDSLADLLDRFSKLEGIKALVHGGGRSATAMAERLGIETKMVDGRRITDQAMLEVVTMVYGGLVNKNIVAQLQALGLNAIGITGADLNYMQAVKRPVKDIDYGYVGDIVAVNVEELNLLLDKQVIPVLAPLSHDKQGSLLNVNADTIAAEAAVAFAEHFDVELVFCFEKPGVLEDSEDDSSVIASLNHTQFKALQESGAIHAGMIPKLDNSFAAIKRGVSKIRITNIPGLQIGGTTLLPE, from the coding sequence ATGACTAAGCAAAAACTCACTCTCGTAAAAGTTGGTGGTAAAGTGGTTGAAGAGAAAGACTCATTGGCTGATTTGCTTGACCGCTTTTCGAAACTCGAAGGAATAAAAGCATTGGTGCACGGAGGTGGACGCTCTGCAACCGCGATGGCGGAACGCCTCGGGATTGAAACCAAGATGGTGGATGGCCGCCGCATTACCGATCAGGCGATGCTGGAGGTTGTGACCATGGTTTATGGTGGACTCGTCAACAAAAATATTGTGGCCCAATTACAGGCGCTGGGCCTAAATGCCATTGGCATTACCGGTGCCGATCTGAATTACATGCAGGCGGTAAAACGACCGGTGAAAGATATTGACTATGGTTATGTGGGCGACATTGTTGCCGTGAATGTGGAAGAGTTGAACCTACTGCTGGATAAGCAGGTGATTCCGGTGCTGGCACCCTTGTCGCATGATAAGCAGGGCAGCCTGTTGAATGTAAATGCAGATACCATTGCTGCCGAAGCGGCCGTGGCTTTTGCCGAACATTTCGATGTGGAATTGGTGTTCTGTTTCGAGAAACCAGGTGTGCTGGAAGATTCGGAAGACGATAGCTCGGTGATTGCCTCGCTGAACCACACGCAATTTAAAGCCTTGCAGGAAAGCGGCGCTATTCATGCCGGAATGATTCCAAAACTAGACAACAGTTTTGCCGCCATTAAACGCGGTGTTTCAAAAATCCGCATTACCAATATCCCGGGATTGCAAATCGGCGGAACAACTTTGTTACCCGAATAA
- a CDS encoding N-acetylornithine carbamoyltransferase: MKHFTSVHDLDNLDEALKLALELKKDPYKYQSLGKNKTLLLVFFNSSLRTRLSTQKAGLNLGMNVIVFDINEGGWKLETELGVIMDGDKPEHIREAVPVIGKYCDIIGVRSFARFENRADDYEEKIIQQFIDYAGVPVVSMEAATRHPLQSFADHLTIEEHKTKARPKVVMTWAPHPRALPQAVPNSFVEWMRETDYELVVTHPEGYELAPEFMGDLKPEYDQMKAFEGADFIYAKNWAAYNDYGKILSKDRDWTVSDRQMAVTNNAKFMHCLPVRRNMIVADSVIDGPNSIVVEEAGNRLFSAQAVLKILLDQIGDKK; this comes from the coding sequence ATGAAACATTTCACTTCGGTTCACGATTTAGACAACCTGGATGAAGCCTTGAAATTGGCTTTGGAATTAAAAAAAGATCCTTACAAATACCAATCGTTAGGGAAGAACAAGACGCTTTTGCTCGTCTTTTTTAACTCCAGTTTGCGAACTCGTTTGAGCACGCAAAAGGCCGGATTGAATCTGGGCATGAACGTGATTGTGTTTGATATTAACGAAGGTGGCTGGAAGCTGGAAACCGAGCTGGGTGTGATTATGGACGGTGACAAGCCGGAACATATCCGCGAAGCTGTGCCGGTAATCGGGAAATATTGCGACATCATCGGTGTGCGTTCGTTCGCCCGCTTTGAAAACAGAGCTGACGATTATGAGGAAAAAATTATCCAGCAGTTTATCGACTATGCTGGAGTGCCGGTGGTGAGCATGGAGGCGGCAACCCGCCATCCGCTGCAGTCGTTTGCCGACCACCTGACTATTGAAGAGCACAAAACCAAAGCCCGTCCGAAGGTTGTGATGACCTGGGCGCCGCACCCACGCGCTTTGCCGCAGGCTGTGCCGAACTCGTTTGTGGAGTGGATGCGCGAGACCGATTACGAATTGGTGGTGACTCACCCGGAAGGCTACGAACTGGCTCCGGAGTTCATGGGCGACCTAAAACCGGAATACGACCAAATGAAAGCGTTTGAAGGTGCAGATTTCATCTACGCGAAAAACTGGGCGGCTTACAACGACTATGGAAAAATCCTATCGAAAGATCGTGATTGGACCGTGAGTGATCGCCAGATGGCAGTGACCAACAATGCGAAGTTCATGCACTGTTTGCCAGTTCGCCGGAACATGATAGTGGCCGACTCAGTGATCGATGGCCCGAACTCGATTGTTGTAGAAGAAGCCGGAAATCGCCTCTTCTCAGCTCAGGCTGTACTGAAGATATTGTTGGACCAAATCGGCGATAAGAAATAA
- a CDS encoding glutamate-5-semialdehyde dehydrogenase, translating to MEVKKQLELTLKASRKLNLLSVENINAILLDVADAAVANTEAILAENQKDLARMDPADPKYDRLKLTAERIVGIADDIRNVASLPSPVGRVLSETVRPNGMRIKKVSVAFGVIGIIYEARPNVTFDVFSLCLKSGNACVLKGGSDAIDSNTAIVKVIHGVLEKHGIDKNILALLPADREATAQILNARGFVDLIIPRGSQGLIEFVRKNATIPVIETGAGICHTYFDEFGDTAKGKEIVFNSKTRRPSVCNSLDCLVIHESRLGDLAEICSKLPECNVVVYADEQAHNALEGNYPSTLLEWANEESFGTEFLDYKMSVKTVSSFDEALDHIAEYSSKHSECIVTENEQLQDLFRKLVDASSVYCNVSTAFTDGAQFGLGAEIGISTQKLHARGPMALEELTSYKWLIDGEGQVRN from the coding sequence ATGGAGGTTAAAAAACAACTGGAACTTACATTGAAAGCCAGCAGGAAATTGAATCTGCTGTCAGTCGAAAACATCAATGCTATTTTGTTGGATGTCGCCGATGCTGCTGTTGCAAACACAGAAGCAATTTTGGCTGAAAACCAAAAAGATTTGGCACGGATGGACCCGGCTGACCCGAAATACGATCGTCTGAAATTGACGGCAGAGCGTATTGTCGGTATCGCAGATGATATTCGCAATGTAGCTTCATTGCCGTCTCCGGTTGGACGCGTGCTCAGCGAAACTGTTCGCCCTAATGGCATGCGCATCAAAAAGGTATCGGTTGCTTTTGGCGTCATCGGTATCATTTACGAAGCGCGTCCGAATGTGACCTTCGATGTGTTCTCGCTTTGCCTGAAATCGGGTAATGCCTGTGTGTTGAAAGGCGGAAGCGACGCCATCGACTCCAATACGGCGATTGTAAAGGTGATCCACGGTGTCTTGGAAAAGCATGGGATCGATAAAAATATTCTGGCTTTGCTACCGGCAGACCGCGAGGCGACTGCTCAGATTCTGAATGCCCGCGGATTTGTTGATTTGATTATCCCCCGCGGTTCGCAAGGATTGATTGAATTTGTGCGCAAAAATGCAACCATCCCGGTTATTGAGACAGGGGCGGGAATTTGCCACACTTATTTCGATGAATTTGGCGATACGGCCAAAGGCAAAGAGATTGTTTTCAATTCGAAAACCCGGCGTCCAAGCGTATGCAACTCGCTCGACTGCCTGGTGATCCACGAAAGTCGGTTGGGTGATTTGGCTGAAATCTGCAGCAAATTGCCCGAGTGCAATGTGGTGGTTTATGCAGACGAGCAAGCTCACAATGCATTGGAAGGAAATTACCCTTCAACCTTATTGGAATGGGCTAACGAAGAATCATTCGGAACCGAGTTCCTCGATTATAAAATGTCGGTGAAGACGGTATCCAGTTTCGATGAGGCGCTCGATCACATTGCCGAGTACAGTTCGAAACACAGCGAGTGCATTGTTACCGAGAATGAACAACTCCAGGATTTGTTTCGCAAATTGGTGGACGCTTCTTCGGTGTACTGCAATGTTTCCACTGCTTTTACCGATGGAGCGCAGTTTGGTTTGGGCGCCGAAATTGGCATTTCAACCCAAAAATTGCACGCCCGCGGCCCAATGGCTTTAGAAGAACTAACCAGCTACAAATGGCTGATCGACGGTGAGGGACAAGTTCGAAATTGA